TAATTGCACGGAACATGTTACGCATCGGTTCACCTAAGTTTTCACGACGATGAGCTGTCATAAGTACAAGACGATCATTTCCAAGTTTCTCTAGTACAGGATGACTATATGTTTCTTTTACAGTCGTTTGCAGCGCATCAATCGCTGTATTTCCTGTGATGAAAATACGTGATTCATCTTTATTTTCCTTCTGTAAGTTCGTTGCTGATTTTGCTGTCGGTGAGAAATGAAGATCCGCCATTACACCTGTTAATTGACGATTCATCTCTTCTGGGTATGGAGAATACTTATCCCACGTACGAAGGCCCGCCTCAACATGACCTACTGGAATTTGATTATAAAAAGCAGCTAAGCTTGCAATAAATGTTGTTGTTGTATCACCATGTACAAGTACAATATCCGGCTTCGCTTCTTTCATTACTTTATCCAAACCTTCTAAGCCACGCGTTGTAACATCAATTAAAGTTTGGCGATCTTTCATGATATTTAAATCGAAATCTGGCGTAATTCCAAAGATACTTAATACTTGGTCTAACATTTGGCGATGTTGTGCTGTTACAGTCACAATCGATTCAATTTTTTCTGGGTGTTTTTGCAACTCTAATACAAGAGGTGCCATTTTAATTGCTTCTGGACGTGTCCCGAAAATTGTCATTACTTTTAAACGTTCAGTCATGTGATTGCCTCTTTTCTTTCACTAATTACAGCTTCTATTATGACATATAAAAATAGGCATGAGTATATCCCTTTTTAACGTATAACAGAAACTTTTCTATTACAAATACTTTTTCTTCCCACCGAGTAATAATCTATCTTTTGTTTCTTAACATCTTCATCAGTATAACAATTTCTCCCATCAAATAAAATAGGCTCCCTCATAAGTTGTACGTACTTTTCTAACGGATAAGTTTGAATATCTTCCCATTCTGTTACGATAAAAACCGCACTCGCATCTCTAATCGATTCATCTATACAATTGCTATATTGTATAGCATCTCCAAATATATTTTTCACATATTGAATTGCTTTTGGGTCGTAAAGAACAATATATGCACCTATATTAATTAATGCTTCTATTATAATGAGAGATGGTGCCTCTCTAATATCATCCGTATTTGGTTTAAAGGATGCGCCAAGAACTGCAATCCGCTTTTTATTCATGTTCATGACTTTTTTCGCTTTTTCAATCAATAGCAGTTGTTGCTTATTATTTACTTCAATAACCGCTTTTAACAAACGAAAATCATGAGCAACATTTCCCGCAATTTGCACCAGCGCTTTCGTATCTTTTGGAAAACATGATCCCCCGTATCCAATACCCGCATTTAAAAAAGATGCACCAATTCTCTTATCCATTCCCATCCCTTTAGCAACATCCAGTACATTTGCGCCTACCTTCTCACATATATTTGAAATTTCATTAATGAAACTAATCTTTGTAGCTAAAAAGGCATTCGACGCGTATTTAATCATCTCTGCACTTTTAATATCTGTAACATACGTTTCTAAGCGTAATTCGCTATACAAACTCTCTACTCTTCTTGCTACTTCCTCACTATCTGCTCCAATTACAATACGATCTCCATGAAAGAAATCATAAATACCTGAACCTTCACGCAAAAACTCTGGATTCGATACGATATGTAATGTATATCTCCCCTTTAACTCCTCCTCAATCCATCCTTTCATTACATCATTTGTACCTACTGGAACTGTACTTTTCGTAACAACAATAATATCGTTCGTCGCATATACTCCAATATCATTACAAGCACTCTGAATATACGTTAAATCCGCCGTCCCATCTAATAAAGGTGGTGTTCCAACTGCAATAAATATAAACTCTACATCCTCAAACGCCTCTTCTTTATTTGATGTGAAAGTTAAAGCATTATTCTCATATGCATGATTTATTAATTCATGTAATCTAACCTCATAAATAGGTAAATCCCCTTGTTTTATCCGTTCAATTTTCTCATCATCTATATCAAAACATGTAACTGAATGCCCCAACTTTGCCAATCCTACTCCTGTAATCAATCCAACATATCCAGTACCTACTATCGTAATTTTCATTTCCTTTTCGCACAGGAATATACAATAGAAAAGATATGAAATATAGAATTCTCCCTGTGCTTCCCCCTCTCACATTAAAAATGAGAAAACTCTTTTCCTTTTTCATTATATGAATTACTTCCCTCATTCTTTTTAAAGTTTTTGTAAAATTAAATGCACTATAATATAAAGTGCAACTTAATCATTGGGAAGCCAGCTACCAGCTCACTCCAGATAAATTCCCACATTTTAACACGAGACTTACTCATTTCTACGTGTAACACTTATAATACTGAAATAAAAGTATTCACTATTGAAGAAAAAGAGGAAATGTCATATTCCAAAGTCCAGTACGATTAACCTTCTTATATGATTCAACATTCTATATACAATTGTCATATATTCTATCCGCTTCCATTAAGCGTAAAAAGAAAAAAAGATTGAATTCTAATCTTTTTGTGATACCATATGTTATGAGCCTGTAAATAAACATCATAATTTTCAGATAAATATATTTTCAAAAAAAAAAAATTACGTTAGACTATAAAGGGTGGGGTATTAATGGACTCACAAGTGATTTATGCCATTTTGGCATCTTTCATCACTGTACTCGTCGTTACTCCTTTAGTTATTAAATTAGCTTTTAAAATAGGAGCGACAGATAAGCCAAACGCACGTAAAGTGCACCAAAAGATTATGCCTCGTCTTGGCGGGTTAGCAATCTTTATCGGTGTAGCTGTAGGATTTGTTGTTGGCGGCTTATATGAGCAAAGAATGTTATCGATAACGCTAGGTGCGATTATCATTGTAATCATCGGAATTTTAGATGATATGTACGAGTTATCTGCGAGAGTAAAATTCGGTGGACAACTGTTAGTTGCCATTATGATTGTAAAAAGTGGATTATTAGTGCAAGTATTATATATCCCATTCCTTGGGGATACTGAACTTGGATGGCTTGCTTATCCAATTACAGTATTTTGGCTTGTAGGTATTACGAATGCAATCAACTTAATTGACGGCTTAGATGGATTATCTGCGGGGATTTCATCTATCGTACTTGCAACGCTAGCATATATGGCCTTCACTAGTCCATGGGGTACTGGAACAGCTATTATATTGCCACTTGCATTAATTATATTAGCAAGTACAATTGGATTTTTATTCTACAACTTCCATCCAGCAAAAATTTTCATGGGAGATACAGGAGCACTATTTTTAGGATACTGTATTTCTGTTATATCGTTACTTGGATTATACAAAAGTGTAACGTTATTCAGTTTTATCGTTCCAATTATCATTTTAGGTGTACCTATATTTGATACGATATTTGCAATCATCCGTCGTATCGTAAATAAAAAACCTATTTCAGCACCAGATAAATCGCATTTACATCACCGCTTACTTGCAATGGGATTCTCTCATCGCAAAACGGTACTAATTATATACGCATTCGGTATTTTCTTTAGTGTAAATGCCATTATTTTCACTAGTGCAACATTATGGTTATCCATTATTCTTCTTTTCGCTTTGATTTTCTTCACAGAAATCATTGCTGAAATAATCGGGCTTGTACATGAACGCTACAAACCAATTATTT
This genomic interval from Bacillus thuringiensis contains the following:
- a CDS encoding glycosyltransferase family 4 protein, with the translated sequence MDSQVIYAILASFITVLVVTPLVIKLAFKIGATDKPNARKVHQKIMPRLGGLAIFIGVAVGFVVGGLYEQRMLSITLGAIIIVIIGILDDMYELSARVKFGGQLLVAIMIVKSGLLVQVLYIPFLGDTELGWLAYPITVFWLVGITNAINLIDGLDGLSAGISSIVLATLAYMAFTSPWGTGTAIILPLALIILASTIGFLFYNFHPAKIFMGDTGALFLGYCISVISLLGLYKSVTLFSFIVPIIILGVPIFDTIFAIIRRIVNKKPISAPDKSHLHHRLLAMGFSHRKTVLIIYAFGIFFSVNAIIFTSATLWLSIILLFALIFFTEIIAEIIGLVHERYKPIISFYKKVKKRED
- the wecB gene encoding non-hydrolyzing UDP-N-acetylglucosamine 2-epimerase gives rise to the protein MTERLKVMTIFGTRPEAIKMAPLVLELQKHPEKIESIVTVTAQHRQMLDQVLSIFGITPDFDLNIMKDRQTLIDVTTRGLEGLDKVMKEAKPDIVLVHGDTTTTFIASLAAFYNQIPVGHVEAGLRTWDKYSPYPEEMNRQLTGVMADLHFSPTAKSATNLQKENKDESRIFITGNTAIDALQTTVKETYSHPVLEKLGNDRLVLMTAHRRENLGEPMRNMFRAIKRLVDKHEDVQVVYPVHMNPVVREIANEILGEHNRIHLIEPLDVIDFHNVAARSYLMLTDSGGVQEEAPSLGVPVLVLRDTTERPEGIEAGTLKLAGTDEETIFSLADELLSDKEAHDKMAKASNPYGDGRASERIVEAILQHFNK
- a CDS encoding UDP-glucose dehydrogenase family protein; protein product: MKITIVGTGYVGLITGVGLAKLGHSVTCFDIDDEKIERIKQGDLPIYEVRLHELINHAYENNALTFTSNKEEAFEDVEFIFIAVGTPPLLDGTADLTYIQSACNDIGVYATNDIIVVTKSTVPVGTNDVMKGWIEEELKGRYTLHIVSNPEFLREGSGIYDFFHGDRIVIGADSEEVARRVESLYSELRLETYVTDIKSAEMIKYASNAFLATKISFINEISNICEKVGANVLDVAKGMGMDKRIGASFLNAGIGYGGSCFPKDTKALVQIAGNVAHDFRLLKAVIEVNNKQQLLLIEKAKKVMNMNKKRIAVLGASFKPNTDDIREAPSLIIIEALINIGAYIVLYDPKAIQYVKNIFGDAIQYSNCIDESIRDASAVFIVTEWEDIQTYPLEKYVQLMREPILFDGRNCYTDEDVKKQKIDYYSVGRKSICNRKVSVIR